The candidate division KSB1 bacterium genome includes a window with the following:
- a CDS encoding acetyltransferase, with protein MTYRLYPNVVLGRDVKLGDYVVIGVPPAGKMEGELPTKIGDNAVIRSHTVIYAGNVIGKNFQTGHGVLVREENEIGDNVSIGSHSVIEHHVKIGNGVRIHSQAFVPEYSILEDGCWIGPNVVLTNAKYPLSPDAKKNLKGPTIRAGAKIGANATVLPGVTIGRNALVGAGSVVVEDVPDGKVVAGNPARVIKDVSEIAAYQRNV; from the coding sequence TACGTAGTAATCGGCGTGCCCCCGGCAGGGAAGATGGAAGGGGAGCTGCCCACGAAGATCGGCGATAACGCGGTGATTCGCTCTCACACGGTTATTTACGCGGGCAACGTGATCGGCAAGAACTTCCAGACAGGCCACGGGGTCCTTGTCCGGGAGGAGAACGAGATCGGCGACAACGTCAGCATCGGAAGCCATTCCGTCATCGAGCACCATGTGAAGATCGGTAACGGGGTTCGTATCCACTCCCAGGCGTTTGTGCCTGAATACTCGATCCTCGAGGACGGGTGTTGGATCGGCCCCAATGTAGTGCTCACCAACGCCAAGTATCCCCTCTCCCCGGATGCCAAGAAGAACCTGAAGGGACCCACGATCCGCGCGGGGGCTAAGATCGGGGCCAACGCCACGGTCCTCCCTGGTGTGACGATCGGACGCAACGCCCTGGTCGGCGCTGGCTCCGTCGTGGTAGAGGACGTTCCGGATGGGAAGGTCGTAGCTGGTAATCCGGCTCGGGTGATCAAAGACGTGTCCGAGATCGCAGCGTATCAGCGCAACGTTTGA